The segment ATGGCGGCCACGAAGGCGCTCGACGATCTTTACCATGTCGAGCCGACGCCCGCGGCGCGGAAGATCCGCGAACTGGTCTACAACGCGTTCATGATCGAGGACCACTCGCTGCACGTTTACCTGCTGGGCGGTCCGGACTTCATCGTCGGCCCCCAGGCGCCCGCGGCCGAGCGCAACGTCATCGGCGTCATCAACAAAGTCGGACTCGAGGTCGGCAAGCGCGTGATCGCCACCCGCCGCCGGCTCCGCGAGCTGATCGCTTACTTCGGCGGCAAGGTCATCCATCCCGTGCTCGGACTGCCCGGCGGCGTCGCGAAGGGCCTCAAACCGGAGGATCTCGCCACGTTCCAGGCGCTGGCCGCCGACACACTGGATTTCGCCCAGTTCACCTTGCAGGTGTTCCGCGACCTCGTGATCGCCAACCAGGACTACGTGAAGCTGATCACATCCGATCCATACACCCACCGCACCTACTACATGGGACTCGTCGATGCGGCCAACAAGGTGGCTTTCTACGACGGGCAGATCCGCGTCGTCGACGCCGACGGCCGGGAATACGCAAAGTTTCCGGTGCAACGCTACCGCGAGTTCATCGCCGAGCACGTCGAGCCGTGGAGCTACGTGAAATTCTGTTATCTGAAGCCGCTCGGCTGGCATGGCTTCGAGGAAGGCCCGGCCAGCAGCATCTACGCGGTCGCGCCGCTGGCGCGACTGAACGTCGCCGACGGCATGGCCACGCCGCTCGCACAGAAAGCCTACGACGAGTATTTCTCCGCTCTCGGCGGCAAACCGGTGCACCACACGCTCGCCAATCACTGGGCGCGCGTCGTGGAGATCCTCGCCGCCGCCGAACGGATGGTCGAGCTGGTCAGCGATCCCGAGATTCTCAGCACCGACCTGCGGACGATCCCCACCGCGAAGCCCACCGTTGGCATCGGCGTCGTCGAGGCGCCGCGCGGCACGCTGTTCCACCACTACGAGACCGACGAACGCGGGCTGATCACGCTCGCGAACCTGATCGTCGCCACCCAGAACAACGCCGCGCGCATCGCGATGAGCGTCGACCGGGCGGCGAAGAGTCTGATCAAGCAGGGCCAGGTTTCCGACGGGCTGATGAACATGATCGAGATGGCGTTCCGCGCCTACGATCCCTGCTTCGGCTGCGCCACGCACGCGCTGCCCGGCCACGTTCCGCTCAAGATCAATCTCTACAATCCCCAACGGCAACTCGTCCGCCAGCTCGTGCAGCAATGACGAGAACTCCTGTCTCCGCCTGAAGCGCACCGCCCGAACGTCGGCGCCCTCCGCGACCGACGGGAGGTTGATTCGCGCGACTGTCCGCCCCCAACAACTGATCGCTCCCCCAACCGTTTTCCCGCCGTGCAAAAAGTCCTCGTGCTTGGCTTGGGCAACGACCTGCTCACGGATGATGCCGTGGGTCTCCGGGTGGCGCGCGAAGTGCGTGAGCGCCTCGCGGCCGACCCGCGCATCGAAGTTCGCGAAACCACTGAAATGGGCCTCGGGCTGCTCGATTTCATCGTGGGACACGAAAGCCTCGTCGTGGTCGACTCGGT is part of the Opitutus terrae PB90-1 genome and harbors:
- a CDS encoding Ni/Fe hydrogenase subunit alpha, whose amino-acid sequence is MNPAVEASWNEAHHRAGAAYAAARRRVTIDPITRLEGHGKIDVFLDEAGDVERAYLQIPELRGFEVFSLGRPAEDMPQITSRICGVCPTAHHMAATKALDDLYHVEPTPAARKIRELVYNAFMIEDHSLHVYLLGGPDFIVGPQAPAAERNVIGVINKVGLEVGKRVIATRRRLRELIAYFGGKVIHPVLGLPGGVAKGLKPEDLATFQALAADTLDFAQFTLQVFRDLVIANQDYVKLITSDPYTHRTYYMGLVDAANKVAFYDGQIRVVDADGREYAKFPVQRYREFIAEHVEPWSYVKFCYLKPLGWHGFEEGPASSIYAVAPLARLNVADGMATPLAQKAYDEYFSALGGKPVHHTLANHWARVVEILAAAERMVELVSDPEILSTDLRTIPTAKPTVGIGVVEAPRGTLFHHYETDERGLITLANLIVATQNNAARIAMSVDRAAKSLIKQGQVSDGLMNMIEMAFRAYDPCFGCATHALPGHVPLKINLYNPQRQLVRQLVQQ